A single genomic interval of Spirosoma taeanense harbors:
- a CDS encoding TssN family type VI secretion system protein gives MLPITSFLVSYLLLLLLTVGMLIATVWLNQKHTLMSTKRLLLIVLIGALILTVPGGFGLIGLQFIPIYYIIVQIISLLLGVVFLNRILTDMGPSFKIKPWFVLFLTGSVLGFGVLLFTPLFNYLSNIQYGSTQYDLWASTSLLPVCLPILFAYTFNAMTEVPNEIYKLWYYPRHSGATVMEDADYYRLMLLEVQVHKHPSQKEPPIKVKARTTGDLPFGLWFQKFIDDYNYKFPNDPIQIFDDTAHEYGWLFYSIKPSLFRLRSYIDFEQTIAQNKLQENSLIVAKRVEEIS, from the coding sequence ATGCTTCCTATTACGTCTTTTCTTGTCAGTTATTTGCTGCTGTTGTTGCTGACAGTGGGGATGCTCATTGCAACAGTATGGCTGAACCAGAAGCATACCCTGATGAGCACCAAACGATTGCTACTGATAGTACTGATTGGTGCTCTAATCCTAACCGTTCCGGGTGGGTTTGGGTTGATCGGCCTGCAATTTATACCGATTTATTACATCATTGTGCAAATCATTAGCTTGCTGTTGGGTGTCGTATTTTTGAACAGGATATTGACCGATATGGGCCCATCGTTTAAAATTAAGCCCTGGTTTGTATTATTTCTAACCGGCAGCGTGTTAGGTTTTGGCGTACTGTTATTTACACCTCTGTTCAACTATCTGAGTAACATACAGTATGGTAGTACCCAATACGACCTGTGGGCGTCTACAAGTCTGTTACCAGTCTGCCTGCCAATACTATTTGCATACACGTTTAACGCAATGACGGAGGTACCTAACGAGATTTACAAACTTTGGTACTACCCACGTCATTCGGGGGCGACTGTTATGGAAGACGCTGATTATTATCGGCTTATGTTGCTAGAGGTACAAGTACATAAACACCCAAGTCAGAAAGAACCTCCTATAAAGGTAAAAGCTCGTACGACGGGCGACTTACCATTTGGTCTGTGGTTTCAAAAATTTATTGATGACTATAATTACAAATTCCCGAATGATCCCATTCAAATATTTGACGACACAGCACACGAGTACGGCTGGCTATTCTACAGCATCAAACCGTCGTTATTCCGATTGCGTTCGTATATTGATTTTGAACAGACTATCGCCCAGAACAAATTGCAGGAGAACTCTCTAATCGTTGCCAAGCGTGTCGAAGAAATTAGCTAA
- a CDS encoding PAAR domain-containing protein has protein sequence MPPAARLTDMHTCPQMSPGPVPHVGGPIAGPGCPTVMIGNLPAARVGDTLVCVGPPDSIVKGSATVLIGGAPAARLGDMTAHGGTIIVGFPTVVIGG, from the coding sequence ATGCCACCTGCAGCCCGTCTTACTGACATGCACACATGTCCGCAGATGTCACCTGGACCAGTCCCACATGTGGGTGGCCCGATTGCTGGTCCTGGTTGTCCAACCGTTATGATTGGAAATTTACCAGCGGCTCGCGTCGGTGATACACTAGTCTGCGTTGGTCCGCCTGATTCAATTGTTAAAGGTTCGGCAACCGTTCTAATTGGCGGGGCACCAGCGGCCCGTCTAGGAGATATGACGGCGCATGGCGGGACGATTATAGTTGGTTTTCCCACTGTAGTGATTGGTGGTTAA
- a CDS encoding LytR/AlgR family response regulator transcription factor: MRTLAIHQEHLTLPTSSNISLLRVNDAKVGWQNKPVSELIMIKGVRGYSWLYWSDGSRQIMAYTIKHYADQLPEDEFVRVHQNYVINQKFVRKMQLTHRGPILRLACGTEIVVSRRRWTMVKKKFHQLIVSV, encoded by the coding sequence ATGAGAACATTAGCTATTCACCAAGAACATCTAACCCTCCCCACATCTAGTAACATTTCATTATTGCGAGTTAATGATGCTAAAGTTGGCTGGCAGAATAAACCAGTAAGTGAACTAATTATGATAAAAGGAGTACGTGGTTATAGCTGGCTATACTGGAGCGACGGCAGCAGACAGATTATGGCATACACTATTAAACATTATGCCGATCAGCTACCAGAAGATGAGTTTGTAAGAGTGCACCAAAATTATGTTATCAATCAGAAGTTCGTCCGAAAAATGCAGTTAACTCACCGTGGGCCAATACTGCGATTAGCCTGTGGTACCGAAATTGTTGTATCCCGGCGTCGATGGACAATGGTAAAAAAAAAGTTTCACCAACTTATCGTAAGTGTTTAG
- a CDS encoding IS5 family transposase: MTKQWKPLTDAQWDAISPFLPLDRQRTHDLRQIVNSILWLLRTGCQWRNLPTEWPNWQTVYYYFRRWKQDGTFGRINLALNQLDRKRVGKEAYPSAVCIDSQSVKLAPMIWENRGLDANKRVNGRKRQLIVDTQGRLWLADVHSANQADGPSAVSMVSDLLWLVGERLEKVYGDQSYNGVFAQELARWSLDFEKASRPESTLGFVPVAKRWVVERTIAWTNHFRRIVKDYEYTISSSVCWLYLANIQIILQRII; the protein is encoded by the coding sequence ATGACCAAACAGTGGAAGCCACTGACCGACGCCCAGTGGGATGCAATTTCTCCTTTTTTACCACTTGATCGTCAGCGGACTCATGATTTGCGACAGATTGTTAACAGTATTTTGTGGCTGCTACGCACAGGATGCCAATGGCGCAATCTGCCTACCGAGTGGCCTAATTGGCAAACCGTCTATTACTATTTTAGACGTTGGAAACAGGATGGTACTTTTGGTCGAATCAATCTGGCCTTAAATCAACTTGACCGTAAGCGGGTCGGTAAAGAAGCATATCCATCTGCAGTATGTATTGATTCACAAAGTGTTAAGTTGGCTCCGATGATTTGGGAGAACCGAGGTCTCGACGCGAATAAACGAGTGAATGGCCGAAAAAGGCAACTCATCGTTGACACCCAAGGGCGTCTATGGCTAGCAGATGTCCATTCTGCTAATCAAGCGGATGGCCCTTCAGCCGTATCGATGGTCAGTGACTTACTATGGCTAGTTGGAGAGCGTTTGGAGAAAGTCTACGGTGATCAATCTTATAATGGCGTCTTCGCTCAAGAGTTGGCTAGATGGAGCCTTGATTTTGAAAAAGCGTCTCGTCCTGAATCAACTCTGGGCTTTGTACCCGTAGCCAAACGGTGGGTAGTGGAACGGACCATTGCTTGGACGAATCACTTTCGAAGGATTGTCAAAGATTATGAATACACGATATCATCTTCGGTTTGCTGGCTGTACTTAGCCAACATTCAGATTATATTGCAACGGATCATTTGA
- a CDS encoding MFS transporter — translation MKIGLVMPTEQVLKARLATKLIFLVCGLGMASWAPMVPSAKDRLALNDASLGLLLLLLGAGAMLMMPISGLLVSRFGSRLIMACASLIMALALPLLLLLSSTATMAITLFIFGSAIGAIDVAMNSHGVQVQNVYGSPIMSSLHGLFSVGGLLGSLGLGFLIKMGLNPLYAIMGIAALMILITLTQYRYLFSAEVERQVMVRFSTRDEKPTESKQRFKWMHGSVVFLGIMCFAVFLAEGAILDWSAVFLRDIKGIDATLAGAGYAAFSVAMAIMRLVGDKLVARLTGKMVVVGGSLLGAVGLLIAVMSPWVWGGLVGFVLLGLGVANVVPLFFSAAAGLPGIAPTVSIPAITTIGYTGLLAGPALLGFIAYHFSLSVALGFVALLLLLVALGYQLKGQAS, via the coding sequence ATGAAGATAGGATTGGTAATGCCAACAGAACAGGTATTAAAGGCCCGATTAGCTACTAAATTAATTTTTCTGGTTTGCGGTTTGGGCATGGCTAGCTGGGCTCCGATGGTTCCCTCTGCTAAAGATCGTTTAGCTCTAAACGATGCTAGTCTGGGCTTGTTACTATTATTGCTAGGTGCCGGGGCTATGCTGATGATGCCTATTTCGGGTTTGCTGGTGAGTCGTTTCGGGAGTCGCCTGATCATGGCCTGTGCTTCGCTAATCATGGCGCTTGCCCTGCCGTTGCTCCTGTTGCTCTCCTCTACAGCAACTATGGCGATAACCCTCTTTATATTTGGTTCGGCTATCGGTGCCATTGACGTAGCTATGAACTCGCATGGCGTACAAGTGCAGAACGTATACGGAAGTCCCATTATGTCGTCTCTGCACGGTCTCTTTAGTGTAGGGGGACTACTTGGTTCACTGGGCTTAGGTTTTTTAATTAAGATGGGTCTCAACCCCCTCTACGCTATAATGGGTATTGCTGCGCTAATGATCCTCATTACGCTGACCCAGTACAGGTATTTATTCTCTGCTGAAGTCGAGCGGCAAGTTATGGTCAGGTTTTCTACCCGAGATGAGAAGCCAACAGAAAGTAAGCAGCGATTCAAGTGGATGCATGGTAGTGTAGTGTTCCTGGGGATTATGTGCTTTGCCGTTTTTTTAGCAGAAGGCGCTATCCTTGACTGGAGTGCCGTCTTTTTGCGGGATATAAAAGGAATTGATGCAACCCTTGCTGGAGCGGGCTACGCAGCTTTTTCGGTAGCCATGGCGATAATGCGATTGGTAGGCGATAAGCTCGTAGCACGCCTGACTGGTAAAATGGTCGTAGTGGGGGGCAGTTTACTTGGCGCAGTCGGCTTACTAATCGCTGTTATGAGTCCCTGGGTATGGGGGGGACTGGTTGGCTTTGTGTTGCTGGGCTTAGGGGTAGCCAACGTTGTTCCCCTATTTTTCAGCGCAGCTGCTGGGTTGCCTGGTATTGCGCCAACCGTAAGTATACCAGCTATTACAACCATCGGCTACACCGGTCTTCTTGCTGGTCCGGCTTTACTGGGGTTTATAGCCTACCATTTTTCCCTCTCTGTGGCGCTGGGTTTCGTAGCCCTGCTATTACTGTTAGTGGCGCTGGGGTATCAATTAAAAGGACAGGCCAGCTAA
- a CDS encoding succinate dehydrogenase/fumarate reductase iron-sulfur subunit has protein sequence MKITLKVWRQKNNDTPGKLVEYQLDKISPDMSFLEMFDVLNGELTKKGEEIIAFDHDCREGICGSCSMYINGRAHGPQTGATTCQLHMRSFNDGDTIVVEPWRARAFPIIKDLIVDRTAFDRVAQAGGYISVNTGSAPDANEIPIPRNVADEAMDAAQCIACGACVAACKNASAMLYVAAKVSHFAVLPQGQAERQQRAERMVAQMDVEGFGACSFTGACSVECPKSISLDHIARMNREYLGAKLTSDNVQG, from the coding sequence ATGAAGATCACACTGAAAGTCTGGAGACAGAAAAATAATGATACCCCCGGCAAGCTGGTTGAATATCAACTTGATAAGATATCGCCGGATATGTCGTTTCTGGAAATGTTTGACGTGCTGAACGGCGAACTGACCAAAAAAGGCGAGGAAATTATTGCATTTGACCACGACTGCCGCGAAGGCATCTGTGGCTCCTGCAGTATGTATATTAATGGCCGGGCGCATGGCCCGCAAACTGGCGCCACAACCTGCCAGTTGCATATGCGTTCGTTTAATGATGGGGATACGATTGTTGTTGAACCGTGGCGGGCACGCGCATTCCCGATCATTAAAGACCTGATTGTTGATCGTACAGCTTTTGACCGGGTGGCACAGGCCGGCGGCTATATCTCGGTGAACACCGGCTCGGCTCCTGACGCTAACGAAATCCCAATTCCACGTAACGTTGCCGACGAGGCCATGGACGCTGCTCAGTGTATCGCCTGTGGGGCCTGCGTAGCGGCCTGCAAAAACGCATCGGCGATGCTGTACGTCGCGGCTAAGGTCTCGCACTTTGCGGTTCTGCCGCAGGGGCAGGCCGAGCGCCAGCAGCGGGCCGAGCGGATGGTTGCTCAGATGGACGTCGAAGGATTTGGTGCCTGCTCATTTACGGGTGCGTGTTCGGTAGAGTGCCCCAAGTCAATTTCGCTCGACCATATTGCCCGCATGAACCGTGAGTACTTAGGTGCTAAGCTGACGTCGGACAACGTGCAGGGCTAA
- a CDS encoding fumarate reductase/succinate dehydrogenase flavoprotein subunit, translating to MNLDSKIPEGPLAEKWARHKFALKLVNPANKRKYDIIVVGTGLAGASAAASLAELGYNVKAFTFHDSPRRAHSIAAQGGINAAKNYQNDGDSVFRLFYDTIKGGDYRAREGNVYRLAEVSVNIIDQCVAQGVPFAREYGGLLANRSFGGAQVSRTFYARGQTGQQLLLGAYHALSRQVATGKVKLITRTEMLDLVVVDGKARGIITRNLITGKIESHSAHAVLLCTGGYGNVFYLSTNAMNSNATAAWRAHKKGALFSNPCYTQIHPTCIPVKGDYQSKLTLMSESLRNDGRVWVPKNKEDAELIRTGKKKANDIAENDRDYFLERRYPSFGNLVPRDVASRNAKYVCDEGRGVASTGLAVYLDFADAIKRDGRKTIEAKYGNLFEMYEKIIGDNPYETPMMIYPAVHYTMGGLWVDYNLMTTIPGLYAMGEANFSDHGANRLGASALMQGLADGYFVIPYTVGDYLATIGPADKLPESHPAFKEAEERIHEMNNRLLSIKGDKTVDDFHKALGHIMWDYCGMSRNAEGLKKAKGMIQDLRKEFWTNVRVMGDAEEMNQSLEHAGRVADFLELGELMVDDALNRNESCGGHFREEYQTEEGEALRDDANYTYVAAWEYTGDNQAEILHKENLEFENVKLTQRSYK from the coding sequence ATGAACCTGGATTCAAAGATTCCCGAGGGTCCGTTAGCCGAAAAATGGGCACGGCATAAATTCGCCTTGAAGCTGGTTAACCCGGCGAACAAGCGTAAGTACGATATAATTGTTGTTGGCACGGGCTTAGCCGGGGCTTCAGCGGCTGCGTCGCTGGCTGAGCTGGGCTATAACGTGAAAGCGTTTACGTTCCATGATAGTCCCCGCCGGGCGCACTCTATTGCGGCTCAGGGTGGTATCAATGCTGCTAAAAACTACCAGAACGACGGCGACAGCGTGTTTCGGTTGTTTTACGATACAATTAAAGGGGGTGATTACCGCGCTCGCGAAGGCAACGTTTATCGCCTGGCTGAGGTCAGTGTCAATATCATTGACCAGTGCGTGGCGCAGGGCGTTCCGTTTGCTCGCGAATATGGTGGGCTACTGGCCAACCGTTCGTTTGGTGGCGCGCAGGTGTCGCGAACATTCTATGCCCGGGGTCAGACCGGTCAGCAGCTGCTGCTGGGCGCTTACCATGCCTTGAGCCGACAAGTGGCTACGGGTAAGGTAAAACTCATCACCCGGACCGAAATGCTTGACCTTGTTGTGGTCGATGGCAAAGCGCGCGGCATTATAACCCGCAACCTGATTACGGGTAAAATAGAATCGCATTCGGCTCATGCCGTGCTGCTCTGTACGGGTGGCTACGGTAACGTCTTCTATCTGTCGACAAATGCGATGAACTCCAATGCAACGGCAGCCTGGCGGGCGCACAAGAAAGGTGCGCTGTTTAGTAACCCCTGTTATACGCAGATTCACCCGACGTGTATACCGGTAAAAGGGGATTATCAGTCCAAGCTGACACTGATGTCGGAGTCGCTGCGGAATGACGGACGCGTATGGGTTCCCAAGAATAAAGAAGACGCTGAGCTAATTCGGACGGGGAAGAAAAAGGCAAATGACATTGCTGAAAACGACCGGGATTATTTCCTTGAGCGCCGGTACCCCTCTTTTGGTAACCTGGTGCCGCGCGACGTTGCGTCGCGGAACGCCAAGTATGTCTGCGATGAAGGGCGGGGTGTAGCTTCGACAGGGCTTGCCGTTTATCTGGATTTTGCGGATGCCATTAAACGCGATGGCCGCAAGACGATTGAAGCTAAATACGGGAACCTGTTCGAAATGTATGAAAAAATCATTGGCGATAATCCATACGAAACGCCAATGATGATTTACCCGGCTGTTCACTATACAATGGGTGGCCTGTGGGTTGATTACAATCTGATGACGACCATTCCGGGGCTGTATGCCATGGGCGAAGCAAACTTCTCCGATCACGGCGCCAACCGCCTGGGGGCATCGGCTCTGATGCAGGGGCTGGCAGATGGCTACTTCGTGATTCCCTATACCGTTGGGGATTATCTGGCAACGATTGGTCCGGCGGATAAACTGCCCGAAAGCCATCCGGCATTCAAGGAGGCTGAGGAGCGTATTCATGAGATGAATAACCGGCTGCTGTCTATCAAGGGCGATAAAACCGTCGATGATTTTCACAAGGCATTAGGCCACATTATGTGGGATTACTGCGGAATGTCACGTAATGCAGAGGGTCTGAAGAAAGCCAAGGGCATGATTCAGGACTTGCGTAAGGAGTTCTGGACGAACGTTCGGGTGATGGGCGATGCTGAAGAAATGAACCAGTCGCTCGAACATGCCGGACGAGTGGCCGATTTTCTGGAGCTCGGCGAGCTGATGGTAGATGATGCTCTGAACCGGAATGAGTCCTGCGGTGGTCACTTCCGGGAGGAATACCAGACGGAAGAGGGCGAAGCGCTGCGCGATGATGCCAACTACACCTATGTAGCGGCCTGGGAGTACACGGGTGATAACCAAGCAGAAATCTTACATAAAGAGAACCTGGAGTTTGAAAACGTGAAGCTGACGCAGCGGAGCTATAAATAA
- a CDS encoding succinate dehydrogenase cytochrome b subunit: MAWVTQTLSSSLGRKVIMSLTGLFLSSFLIVHMAGNLQLFKGDNGRAFNEYTYFMTHNPLIITISYLLYTSILVHALMALVLTRHNQASRPVKYAYSHPEANSPWSSRNMGILGTIVLVFIVIHMRTFWYEMHFGAVPMAEYDGKQYKDLYAVVKEAFSQWWYVLIYVISMVAMGYHLAHGFQSGFQSLGIRHPKYTPLIENIGRYFFAVLIPAAFAAMPVYIFLKVHGIL; this comes from the coding sequence ATGGCTTGGGTAACACAAACACTATCCAGCTCCCTCGGTCGCAAGGTTATCATGTCGCTGACGGGACTTTTTTTAAGTTCGTTTTTGATCGTTCATATGGCTGGTAACCTACAGCTATTCAAGGGCGATAACGGGCGGGCGTTTAACGAGTACACGTACTTTATGACGCACAATCCGCTCATCATTACCATCTCATACCTGCTCTACACCTCTATTCTGGTGCACGCGCTGATGGCTTTGGTTCTAACGCGCCACAATCAGGCTTCGCGTCCGGTTAAGTATGCGTACAGTCACCCGGAAGCGAACAGCCCGTGGTCGTCGCGAAACATGGGGATTCTGGGCACAATTGTCCTGGTGTTTATTGTTATCCATATGCGTACGTTCTGGTACGAGATGCACTTTGGCGCAGTGCCCATGGCTGAATACGATGGCAAACAATACAAAGATCTGTATGCGGTCGTGAAGGAAGCTTTCTCGCAGTGGTGGTACGTTCTGATTTATGTAATATCGATGGTGGCAATGGGTTATCACCTGGCACATGGATTCCAAAGCGGCTTTCAGTCGCTGGGTATTCGCCACCCAAAATACACTCCTCTTATTGAGAACATTGGCCGGTATTTTTTTGCAGTTCTTATTCCTGCTGCATTTGCGGCCATGCCGGTTTACATATTTTTGAAAGTTCACGGGATACTATAA
- the fabD gene encoding ACP S-malonyltransferase, with protein sequence MKAYVFPGQGSQFRGMGLELYQHSVAARQLFDQANQIVGYDLTRIMFEGTEEELKQTIYTQPAVFLHGVALALTTETFAPDMVAGHSLGELSALTAAGVLSFEDGLRLASIRATAMQQACELAPSGMAAVLGLADEVIERICAKIEDEIIIPANYNSPGQVVISGSLEGIRLASEGLKEAGAKRIIPLQVSGAFHSPFMEPARTQFAEAVETTGFNAPRCPVYQNVSAQAVTSPATIKENLIAQLTAPVRWTQSVENMAAAGATEFIECGPGKVLQGLVKKIISTIGVATV encoded by the coding sequence ATGAAAGCATACGTATTTCCTGGCCAAGGCTCTCAATTTCGGGGCATGGGACTTGAGCTCTATCAACATTCTGTAGCCGCCCGTCAACTGTTCGATCAGGCCAATCAGATAGTAGGCTACGACTTAACCCGCATCATGTTTGAAGGAACTGAGGAGGAGCTGAAGCAAACCATTTATACGCAGCCCGCCGTATTCCTACATGGAGTGGCCTTAGCGCTCACAACTGAGACATTTGCTCCTGATATGGTAGCGGGTCACTCCCTTGGTGAATTGTCAGCCTTGACGGCCGCTGGGGTGCTGTCGTTTGAAGATGGGCTTCGCCTGGCCTCAATCCGGGCAACCGCCATGCAGCAAGCCTGTGAACTGGCTCCTTCAGGGATGGCAGCTGTGCTGGGTTTAGCCGATGAGGTTATCGAACGCATATGCGCGAAAATTGAGGATGAGATCATTATCCCGGCCAACTACAATAGTCCCGGCCAGGTTGTTATTTCGGGAAGCCTGGAAGGAATCCGGCTGGCAAGCGAAGGCCTGAAGGAGGCTGGTGCCAAGCGCATCATACCTTTGCAGGTAAGTGGCGCGTTTCATTCGCCCTTTATGGAACCAGCCCGGACGCAGTTTGCGGAGGCCGTTGAAACAACCGGCTTTAACGCACCTCGTTGTCCAGTTTACCAGAATGTCAGCGCGCAGGCAGTTACATCTCCGGCTACCATCAAAGAAAATCTGATTGCGCAACTCACGGCTCCTGTCCGCTGGACACAGTCGGTTGAGAACATGGCTGCCGCTGGAGCCACTGAATTTATTGAGTGCGGACCCGGAAAAGTGTTGCAGGGACTGGTAAAAAAGATTATTTCAACAATTGGAGTTGCAACGGTCTAA
- a CDS encoding TetR/AcrR family transcriptional regulator has product MHFKYMEKDEKVRRNRAKTTQRIVEALEEVIAERGLEGVGVNRVAEKANVSKVLIYRYFGGMEGLLEYYVKMGKLFPVFNPAVLDQIRPLHDSDVARIWYRQVIQTYRYFRTFKAAREILKASVIENDSIAETTARAQDEEMTRLVEQLSFVKGADTQAISAIILGAMSYLTILAQNDRTMISIDLRSEEGWKRIENAVKAIYIALNKMAIQSKEVQLELQSAHLPMAQW; this is encoded by the coding sequence ATGCATTTCAAATACATGGAGAAAGACGAAAAGGTCAGACGGAATCGCGCCAAAACCACCCAGCGCATCGTCGAAGCATTGGAAGAAGTTATTGCTGAGCGTGGACTGGAAGGTGTGGGTGTGAACCGCGTGGCTGAAAAAGCAAATGTCAGTAAGGTGCTTATTTACCGTTATTTCGGCGGTATGGAAGGCTTACTTGAATATTACGTCAAGATGGGAAAACTCTTCCCGGTGTTTAATCCCGCTGTATTGGATCAAATTCGGCCATTGCATGATTCAGACGTAGCCCGGATCTGGTATCGGCAGGTTATTCAAACGTACCGGTATTTCCGTACGTTTAAGGCAGCCCGTGAGATTCTGAAAGCAAGCGTTATTGAGAACGATTCAATTGCAGAAACAACTGCAAGAGCTCAGGACGAAGAAATGACGCGGCTGGTTGAGCAACTTTCCTTCGTGAAAGGAGCGGATACTCAAGCCATATCAGCGATCATTCTGGGTGCAATGAGCTACCTGACTATTCTGGCCCAGAACGACCGTACTATGATCAGCATTGATTTACGGAGCGAAGAAGGCTGGAAACGGATTGAGAACGCTGTTAAAGCAATTTACATTGCTCTCAATAAAATGGCTATTCAGTCGAAAGAAGTTCAGCTGGAACTGCAATCGGCTCATCTACCGATGGCTCAATGGTGA
- a CDS encoding vanadium-dependent haloperoxidase has translation MNCSFRFSWLIALLLVSVAGCRKSATPAEYNAKAANPEYYNAAINKLTEVVIHDIFSPPVASRIYAYANLAGYEALAPFDAQYESLAGKLKRFQAGPKPEAGKEYCFPLASTRAFLTVARALTFTADFYDEFEKPFYEQYKTDGVPDEVYERSMAYGEAIAKHVLDYAAKDNYKQTRGFKHTVTNEEGTWVPTPPAYMDAAEPQWNKLRCWAMDTCNQFMPPRPLAFSLTKGSPYEQEVQEVYQIGKQLDKNRQDIAYFWDDNSFVMNVAGHVSYASKKMTPGGHWLAIAQTVARQKKLSMQQTVEAYALTSFALTDGFISCWDEKYRSNMVRPETVINKIFDPKWTPFLQTPPFPEYPSGHSVISAAAATVLTNLIGDNIAFTDSTEFRYGHGVRSFKSFNDAAREAGISRLYGGIHYRSALVNGALEGEKVGQWVLQKVRTRKSAVAQQ, from the coding sequence ATGAACTGTTCGTTTCGATTTAGTTGGCTCATTGCCCTGCTCCTGGTCAGCGTTGCTGGTTGCCGGAAGTCCGCAACACCGGCTGAATACAACGCCAAAGCTGCCAATCCCGAATACTACAACGCAGCCATTAACAAGCTGACGGAGGTGGTTATTCACGATATATTTTCGCCCCCGGTTGCCAGCCGGATATACGCCTACGCTAATCTGGCGGGTTACGAAGCCCTAGCGCCCTTTGATGCGCAATATGAATCGCTGGCGGGTAAATTAAAGCGCTTTCAGGCCGGACCGAAGCCGGAAGCGGGTAAAGAGTACTGCTTTCCGCTGGCCAGCACCCGCGCTTTTCTGACCGTGGCCCGCGCCCTGACGTTCACAGCGGATTTTTATGATGAATTCGAAAAGCCATTTTATGAGCAGTATAAAACGGATGGAGTTCCTGACGAAGTATATGAGCGCTCGATGGCCTACGGCGAAGCAATTGCCAAGCATGTTCTGGACTATGCCGCTAAAGATAATTACAAGCAGACGCGGGGGTTTAAACATACGGTGACGAATGAGGAAGGGACATGGGTGCCAACTCCTCCGGCCTATATGGATGCTGCTGAGCCACAATGGAACAAACTTCGCTGCTGGGCAATGGACACCTGTAATCAATTCATGCCGCCCCGGCCGCTTGCTTTTAGTCTCACAAAAGGAAGTCCTTACGAGCAGGAAGTTCAGGAAGTATACCAGATTGGTAAGCAATTAGACAAAAACCGACAGGATATCGCTTATTTCTGGGACGACAACTCATTTGTCATGAATGTAGCCGGCCACGTATCGTATGCCTCCAAGAAAATGACCCCCGGGGGGCATTGGCTGGCTATCGCGCAGACCGTGGCTCGCCAGAAAAAGCTGAGTATGCAGCAGACTGTTGAAGCATATGCCCTTACCTCGTTTGCTCTGACCGATGGGTTTATTTCCTGCTGGGATGAAAAATACCGGAGTAATATGGTCCGGCCCGAAACAGTCATCAATAAAATCTTCGATCCCAAATGGACGCCGTTTTTACAAACCCCTCCATTTCCGGAATACCCAAGCGGACACAGCGTTATTTCGGCCGCAGCAGCAACCGTGTTAACCAATTTGATTGGTGATAACATTGCCTTTACCGATTCAACCGAATTCAGGTATGGCCATGGTGTACGGTCGTTTAAATCATTTAATGATGCTGCCCGCGAAGCTGGTATCAGCCGGCTCTACGGTGGAATCCACTATCGGTCGGCACTGGTTAATGGGGCCCTGGAAGGCGAAAAAGTGGGCCAGTGGGTACTACAAAAAGTTCGTACCCGCAAGTCGGCAGTCGCGCAACAGTAA